Proteins from a genomic interval of Bremerella sp. JC817:
- a CDS encoding DUF1559 domain-containing protein, with product MPSTWLRRKGFTLVELLVVIAIIGVLIALLLPAVQQAREAARRIACINNMKQFGLATHNYHDSFNTLPLSINANRAVLPYIEEDALSEMYDPGLAYDDGTNVALLTMMPDTFQCPSAPESGVPTIETGVQTSDYAFSGGSPWGELLFSPSIHYARYNFALQSGKRPFGKITDGLSNTMLQIESGGRAHVWIQGQRLSWYPNYDYHGSDWAWGEDTEAWTGTGAVCCGQLMSTYATFTPNPTDPTGGIPTRVDFTGGNINQTNMHAWPYSFHPGGVGVLMCDGSVHFLPEYVSPDVFKAIVSSDNGDMIESGYIQ from the coding sequence ATGCCCTCGACATGGTTGCGGAGAAAAGGTTTTACGCTTGTGGAGCTGTTGGTGGTGATTGCCATCATTGGGGTGTTGATCGCCCTCCTGTTGCCGGCAGTTCAACAGGCCCGCGAAGCTGCGCGACGGATCGCGTGCATCAATAACATGAAACAGTTTGGACTGGCGACCCACAACTATCACGACTCGTTCAATACGCTTCCGCTGTCGATCAACGCGAACCGTGCGGTTCTGCCGTACATCGAGGAAGATGCTCTGTCCGAAATGTATGACCCTGGTTTGGCCTACGACGATGGAACCAACGTCGCCCTGCTGACCATGATGCCCGATACGTTCCAATGCCCCAGTGCACCCGAATCAGGCGTCCCCACCATCGAGACCGGCGTGCAGACCTCCGACTATGCCTTTTCCGGCGGGAGCCCCTGGGGCGAGTTGCTTTTTTCTCCTTCGATCCACTACGCCCGGTATAACTTCGCACTTCAGTCTGGCAAAAGACCTTTTGGCAAGATTACCGATGGCCTGAGCAATACGATGCTGCAGATCGAATCGGGAGGCCGGGCCCACGTGTGGATTCAAGGTCAGCGTTTGTCGTGGTATCCGAACTACGACTATCACGGTTCAGACTGGGCGTGGGGTGAAGATACCGAAGCGTGGACCGGCACCGGTGCGGTTTGCTGTGGACAGCTTATGTCGACCTACGCCACGTTCACCCCGAACCCGACCGATCCGACGGGCGGCATTCCTACGCGGGTCGACTTTACGGGGGGCAATATCAATCAGACCAACATGCATGCGTGGCCTTATTCGTTCCACCCCGGGGGCGTTGGTGTTTTGATGTGCGATGGCAGTGTTCACTTTCTGCCAGAGTATGTCTCGCCAGATGTCTTTAAAGCGATCGTCTCGTCGGACAATGGCGACATGATCGAAAGCGGTTACATCCAATAG